A genomic window from Sorex araneus isolate mSorAra2 chromosome 2, mSorAra2.pri, whole genome shotgun sequence includes:
- the LOC101553364 gene encoding olfactory receptor 7A10-like: protein MESENLTGVLEFLLLGFSEEPEMQPLIFVLFLSMYLITVLGNLLLILAVSSDPHLHTPMYFFLSNLSFVDICFTSTTVPKMLLNIQAHSKAISYGGCIAQMYFFLLFGVLDNFLLAVMAYDRYVAICHPLHYTVIMNPRVCGLLVLGSWITSALDSLLEILMVLRLSFCTKLEIPHFFCQLNQVFLLACSDTFINNLVMYFSIALLGGGPMAGILYSYSKIVSSVCRISSAQGKYKAFSTCASHLSVVSLFYGTALGVYLSSAVTQNSQPSAIASVMYTVVTPMLNPFIYSLRNKDIKGALMSFLGKKRIKEQWFYN from the coding sequence ATGGAATCAGAAAACCTTACAGGAGTTCTAGAATTCCTTCTTCTAGGATTTTCAGAAGAACCAGAAATGCAGCCCCTTATCTTTGTGcttttcctgtccatgtacctgatcaccgtgctggggaacctgctcctcatcctggccgtcagctcagacccccacctccacacgcccatgtacttcttcctgtccaacctgtccttcgtggacatctgcttcacctccaccaccgtcCCCAAGATGCTGCTGAACATCCAGGCACACAGCAAGGCCATCAGCTATGGGGGTTGCATTGCCCAAATGTACTTTTTTCTACTCTTTGGAGTGTTAGACAATTTTCTCCTggctgtgatggcctatgaccgctacgtggccatctgccaccctttgcactacacagtcatcatgaacccccgcgTCTGTGGGCTGCTGGTCCTGGGGTCATGGATCACGAGTGCCCTGGATTCTTTATTAGAAATCTTAATGGTGTTGCGACTGTCCTTCTGTACAAAGTTGGAAATCCCTCACTTTTTCTGCCAGCTCAACCAGGTGTTTCTTCTTGCCTGTTCTGACACCTTCATTAATAACCTGGTAATGTATTTTTCAATTGCGCTACTGGGAGGGGGCCCCATGGCTGGGATCCTTTATTCCTACTCTAAGATTGTTTCTTCTGTATGTAGAATCTCCTCCGCTCAGGGGAAGTACAAAGCTTTTTCCACCTGTGCATCTCACCTGTCTGTGGTCTCCTTGTTTTATGGCACAGCCCTGGGTGTGTACCTGAGCTCTGCTGTGACCCAGAACTCACAACCCAGTGCCATCGCCTCGGTGATGTAcacggtggtcacccccatgctgaaccccttcatctacagtctCCGGAACAAAGACATCAAGGGGGCGCTGATGAGTTTCCTtgggaagaaaagaataaaggaacAATGGTTCTACAATTGA
- the LOC101553888 gene encoding olfactory receptor 7A10-like, with the protein MEQENSTGVSYFLLLGFSEKPELQPLIFVLFLSMYLITVLGNLLIILAVSSDAHLHTPMYFFLSNLSFVDICFTSTTVPKMLVNIQTHSKAITYKGCMSQLYFSIFFSGLDDFLLTVMAYDRYVAICHPLHYPVIMNPQLCGLLVLVCGSISVLNSTLLSLMVLRLPFCTNLEVPNFFCELKEMVQLACSRTFTVNLVLYFVSLFLAGGPLAGIFYSYFKIVSSIQGISSAQGKNKAFSTCTSHLSVVSLFYGSAIGVYLSSAGTHSSQSSAIASVMYTVVTPMLNPFIYSLRNKDIKGALKAFF; encoded by the coding sequence ATGGAACAAGAGAACTCTACGGgagtttcatattttcttcttctgggaTTCTCAGAGAAACCAGAACTGCAGCccctcatctttgtgctcttcctgtccatgtacctgatcaccgtgctggggaacctgctcatcatcctggccgtcagctcagatgcccacctccacacgcccatgtacttcttcctgtccaacctgtccttcgtggacatctgcttcacctccaccaccgtcCCCAAGATGCTGGTGAACATCCAGACGCACAGCAAAGCCATCACCTACAAAGGCTGCATGTCCCAGTtgtatttttctatattcttttcaGGACTGGACGATTTTCTTCTGACCGTGATGGCTTATGACCGttacgtggccatctgccaccccctgcactacccggtcatcatgaacccccagCTGTGCGGGCTGCTGGTTCTGGTGTGCGGGAGCATTAGTGTTCTGAATTCAACGTTATTAAGTTTAATGGTTTTGCGTCTGCCCTTCTGTACGAACTTGGAAGTACCCAACTTTTTctgtgagctcaaagaaatggttcAACTGGCCTGTTCCAGAACTTTTACTGTTAACttagttttgtattttgtatctttGTTTCTGGCCGGGGGACCCCTGGCTGGGATCTTTTATTCTTACTTTAAGATTGTCTCCTCCATACAGGGAATCTCCTCAGCTCAGGGGAAGAATAAGGCATTTTCCACCTGCACTTCTCACCTCTCTGTGGTCTCCTTGTTTTATGGCTCAGCCATAGGGGTGTACCTGAGCTCTGCAGGTACCCACAGCTCACAGTCAAGTGCCATCGCCTCGGTGATGTACAcagtggtcacccccatgctgaaccccttcatctacagtctCAGGAACAAAGACATCAAGGGGGCTCTGAAAGCAttcttttag
- the LOC101554152 gene encoding olfactory receptor 7A17-like, translating to MDAENLTGITEIILLGFSEDPELQPLIFVLFLSMYLITVLGNLLIILAVSSDPHLHTPMYFFLSNLSFVDICFTSTIIPKMLVNIQTQSKAITYEGCLTQMYFFILFVVMDICLLAVMAYDRFVAICHPLHYTVIMNPRVCGLLLLLCWCVSVLDSVVESLAVLWLSFCTDVEIPHFFCELNQMIHLACSDTFVSDVVTYAAALLLAGGAFIGIIYSYTKIVSSIRRISSAQGKYKAFSTCASHLSVVCLFYGTALSVYMSSAVTGNSQSSAIASVMYTVVTPMLNPFIYSLRNKDIKRALKNLIGRKTTIGHDF from the coding sequence ATGGATGCCGAGAACCTTACAGGAATCACAGAAATTATCCTTCTAGGATTTTCTGAGGATCCAGAGCTGCAGCCCCTCATCTTTGTGCTTTTTCTGTCCATGTACCTGATtaccgtgctggggaacctgctcatcatcctggccgtcagctcagacccccacctccacacgcccatgtacttcttcttgtccaacctgtccttcgtggacatctgcttcacttCCACCATCATCCCCAAGATGCTGGTGAACATCCAGACACAAAGCAAAGCCATCACCTATGAGGGCTGCCTCACCCAGATGTACTTTTTCATCCTGTTTGTTGTGATGGACATTTGTCTTCTagctgtgatggcctatgaccgctttgtggccatctgccaccccctgcactacacggtcatcatgaacccccgggTCTGtgggctgctgcttctgctgtgcTGGTGTGTTAGCGTTCTGGATTCTGTGGTGGAGAGTTTGGCCGTGCTGTGGCTGTCCTTCTGCACAGATGTGGAGATCCCCCACTTTTTCTGTGAATTAAATCAGATGATCCACCTTGCCTGCTCAGACACCTTCGTCAGTGATGTGGTCACATATGCGGCAGCATTGCTGCTGGCCGGAGGTGCCTTCATTGGGATCATTTATTCCTACACTAAGATCGTTTCCTCCATCCGGCGAATCTCCTCAGCTCAGGGAAAGTATAAAGCCTTTTCCACCTGTGCATCCCACCTCTCCGTGGTCTGCTTATTCTACGGTACAGCCCTAAGTGTGTACATGAGCTCTGCCGTGACCGGGAACTCCCAGTCGAGTGCCATCGCCTCGGTGATGTACAcagtggtcacccccatgctgaaccccttcatctacagtctCCGGAACAAAGACATCAAAAGGGCTCTGAAGAATCTTATTGGGAGGAAAACAACGATAGGACATGATTTTTAG